A region of Pseudomonas sp. Marseille-Q3773 DNA encodes the following proteins:
- a CDS encoding ScpA family protein encodes MEVILEAFEGPLDLLLYLIRKQNIDILDIPVAEITRQYMGYVELMKSVRLELAAEYLVMAAMLAEIKSRMLLPRSADVEEEEGDPRAELIRRLQEYERFKAAAEGIDGLPRVGREVVVPRLEAPQAKVRKLLPEVSLEELLVSMAEVMRRNDLFESHQITRETLSTRERMSLVLERLKGGGFVPFVELFAAEEGKLGVVVTFMAILELVKESLVELVQNEPFAAIHVRLRPALVEEPDEPE; translated from the coding sequence CTGGAAGTCATCCTCGAAGCCTTCGAAGGCCCGCTGGACCTGCTGCTGTACCTGATCCGCAAGCAGAACATCGACATCCTCGACATCCCCGTGGCGGAAATCACCCGCCAGTACATGGGCTATGTGGAACTGATGAAGAGCGTGCGCCTGGAGCTGGCGGCCGAATACCTGGTGATGGCCGCCATGCTCGCCGAGATCAAGTCGCGCATGCTGCTGCCGCGCTCGGCCGATGTCGAGGAAGAGGAGGGCGACCCGCGCGCCGAACTGATCCGCCGCCTGCAGGAGTACGAGCGCTTCAAGGCAGCCGCCGAAGGCATCGATGGGTTGCCTCGGGTTGGTCGCGAAGTGGTGGTGCCACGTCTGGAGGCACCGCAGGCCAAGGTGCGCAAGCTGTTGCCCGAGGTCAGCCTGGAAGAGCTGCTGGTGTCCATGGCCGAGGTGATGCGCCGCAACGACCTGTTCGAGAGCCACCAGATCACCCGCGAGACCCTGTCCACCCGGGAGCGCATGAGCCTGGTGCTGGAGCGCCTGAAAGGCGGCGGCTTCGTGCCGTTCGTCGAGCTGTTTGCGGCCGAGGAGGGCAAGCTCGGCGTGGTGGTGACCTTCATGGCGATCCTTGAGCTGGTGAAGGAATCGCTGGTCGAACTGGTGCAGAATGAACCCTTCGCCGCCATTCATGTGCGGCTTCGCCCGGCGCTTGTAGAAGAACCTGATGAACCTGAATGA
- a CDS encoding PHP domain-containing protein — MNVDLHCHSTASDGALSPSALVARAHEHGVQTLALTDHDTIEGLPEARQACRDKGMHWVSGVELSCTWGGATIHVLGYDFPLDAPPLLAAIEALHRGRWLRAEEIDKRLAGKGMPGALEGARAVQHELGDSGNAPARPHFAEYLVRAGHVKDRGEAFRKWLGAGKLGDVKQHWPSLDETVATLRQSNAWVSLAHPMHYDLTRSKRRRLIADYIQAGGQALEVVNGMMPAEQVGTMSILTREFGLLASAGSDFHGPGTWGEIGAYRPLPEDLPPLWRRFSHEQPLAV; from the coding sequence ATGAATGTTGATCTGCACTGTCACAGCACGGCCTCCGACGGCGCCCTGTCGCCCTCGGCACTGGTCGCCCGGGCCCATGAGCACGGGGTGCAAACGCTGGCACTGACCGACCATGACACGATCGAGGGCCTGCCCGAGGCGCGCCAGGCCTGCCGCGACAAGGGCATGCACTGGGTCAGCGGGGTAGAGCTGTCGTGCACCTGGGGCGGTGCGACCATCCATGTGCTGGGCTATGACTTCCCGCTCGACGCGCCGCCGTTGCTGGCGGCGATCGAAGCGCTGCACCGTGGCCGCTGGCTGCGCGCCGAAGAAATCGACAAACGGCTGGCGGGCAAGGGCATGCCCGGCGCCCTCGAAGGCGCCCGCGCCGTGCAGCACGAACTGGGCGACAGTGGCAACGCCCCGGCGCGCCCGCATTTTGCCGAATACCTGGTGCGCGCCGGGCACGTCAAGGACCGTGGCGAGGCGTTTCGCAAGTGGCTGGGCGCCGGCAAGCTGGGCGATGTCAAGCAGCATTGGCCGAGCCTCGATGAAACCGTTGCCACCCTGCGCCAGTCCAACGCTTGGGTAAGCCTGGCGCATCCCATGCACTACGACCTGACCCGCAGCAAGCGCAGAAGGCTGATTGCCGACTATATTCAGGCAGGCGGGCAGGCACTTGAGGTCGTCAACGGGATGATGCCGGCCGAGCAGGTGGGCACGATGTCCATCCTCACCCGTGAGTTCGGCCTGCTGGCAAGCGCTGGCAGTGATTTCCACGGCCCCGGCACCTGGGGCGAGATCGGTGCCTACCGGCCTTTGCCCGAGGACCTGCCACCTCTGTGGCGCCGATTCAGCCATGAACAGCCTTTGGCGGTATGA
- a CDS encoding amino acid permease: protein MSGQNMHSGELKRGLKNRHIQLIALGGAIGTGLFLGSAGVMKSAGPSMILGYAICGFIAFLIMRQLGEMIVEEPVAGSFSHFAHTYWGGFAGFLSGWNCWVLYILVGMSELSAVGKYVHYWWPEIPTWVTAAAFFVLINAINLMNVKFFGEAEFWFAIIKVVAIVSMIGLGAYLLTSGSGGPEATVANLWSHGGFFPNGVSGLVMALAFIMFSFGGLEMLGFTAAEADKPKTVIPKAINQVIYRILIFYVGALVVLLSLTPWDNLVASIAASGGSYGSSPFVQVFSLLGSDVAAHLLNFVVLTAALSVYNSGTYCNARMLLGMAEQGDAPASLAKVDKRGVPVRSILASAGVTFVAVLLNYLMPQNALELLMSLVVATLVINWAMISYSHLKFRQHLDRTGQKPLFKALWYPYGNYLCLAFVVLILGIMLMIPEIRVSVYAIPMWLFAMFVVYMVKPRRRMKTVVAATGMAK from the coding sequence ATGAGTGGACAAAACATGCATTCAGGCGAGCTCAAGCGGGGCCTGAAGAACCGCCACATCCAGCTGATTGCCCTGGGTGGTGCGATCGGTACCGGCCTGTTCCTCGGTTCGGCGGGGGTGATGAAATCCGCCGGCCCGTCGATGATCCTCGGCTACGCCATCTGCGGCTTCATCGCCTTTCTGATCATGCGCCAGCTTGGCGAAATGATCGTCGAAGAGCCGGTGGCCGGCTCGTTCAGCCATTTCGCCCACACCTACTGGGGCGGTTTCGCCGGCTTCCTGTCGGGCTGGAACTGCTGGGTGCTGTATATCCTGGTGGGTATGTCGGAGCTTTCGGCGGTCGGCAAGTATGTCCACTACTGGTGGCCGGAGATCCCGACCTGGGTCACGGCAGCAGCGTTCTTCGTGCTCATCAACGCCATCAACCTGATGAACGTGAAGTTCTTCGGTGAAGCCGAATTCTGGTTCGCCATCATCAAGGTGGTGGCCATCGTCAGCATGATCGGCCTGGGTGCCTACTTGCTGACCAGCGGCAGCGGCGGCCCCGAGGCGACCGTGGCCAACCTGTGGTCGCATGGCGGCTTCTTCCCGAACGGTGTCAGCGGCCTGGTGATGGCCCTGGCGTTCATCATGTTCTCCTTCGGTGGCCTGGAGATGCTCGGTTTCACCGCGGCCGAGGCCGACAAGCCGAAGACCGTGATCCCCAAGGCGATCAACCAGGTCATCTACCGCATCCTGATCTTCTATGTGGGCGCCCTTGTAGTACTGCTGTCGCTGACCCCGTGGGACAACTTGGTCGCCAGCATCGCTGCGTCGGGTGGCAGCTATGGCAGCAGCCCGTTCGTGCAGGTGTTCTCGCTGCTGGGCAGTGACGTGGCGGCGCACCTGCTGAACTTCGTGGTCCTGACTGCGGCACTGTCGGTGTACAACAGCGGCACCTACTGCAACGCACGCATGCTGCTGGGCATGGCTGAGCAGGGCGATGCGCCGGCATCGCTGGCCAAGGTCGACAAACGTGGCGTACCTGTGCGTTCGATCCTGGCATCGGCAGGGGTGACCTTCGTTGCCGTGCTGCTCAACTACCTGATGCCGCAGAACGCCTTGGAGCTGCTGATGTCGCTGGTGGTGGCCACCCTGGTGATCAACTGGGCGATGATCAGCTACTCGCACCTGAAGTTCCGCCAGCACCTCGACCGCACCGGCCAGAAGCCGCTGTTCAAGGCCTTGTGGTACCCCTATGGCAACTACCTGTGCCTGGCGTTCGTGGTGCTGATCCTCGGCATCATGCTGATGATCCCGGAAATCCGCGTGTCGGTGTACGCGATCCCGATGTGGCTGTTTGCGATGTTCGTGGTCTACATGGTCAAGCCGCGTCGCAGGATGAAAACCGTTGTAGCGGCTACTGGCATGGCCAAGTAA
- a CDS encoding pseudouridine synthase — MSEQDLQDSQPTPPSGEKLQKVLARIGVGSRRDVEAWISQGRIKVNGVEATLGQRVDLHDAIAVDGKLIKREEAAEATRRVIMYNKPDGEICTRDDPEGRPTVFDRLPRPKEGRWINIGRLDINTTGLLLFTTDGELANRLMHPSYEMDREYAVRVRGEVDDEMIERLKAGVMLEDGPAKFTDIQKAPGGEGFNHWYHCVVMEGRNREVRRLWESQGMVVSRLKRVRFGPVFLNSDLPMGRWREMTQGEIDILAAEVGLQPVALPAMKLKAKDKLERLQRKSTRPLGRGERVRSLRPAHEGGAGEERPVRQPREEAPRKSSRGSTVAERPSEMRKRPGKPDADKPAGRGRGKPRG, encoded by the coding sequence ATGAGTGAGCAAGACCTGCAAGATAGCCAACCCACCCCTCCGTCCGGCGAAAAGCTGCAGAAAGTGCTGGCGCGTATCGGCGTTGGCTCGCGGCGTGATGTCGAGGCCTGGATCAGCCAGGGCCGTATCAAGGTCAATGGCGTCGAGGCCACCCTTGGCCAGCGCGTCGACCTGCACGATGCCATCGCCGTGGATGGCAAGCTGATCAAGCGCGAAGAGGCCGCCGAGGCCACCCGCCGGGTGATCATGTACAACAAGCCCGATGGCGAGATCTGCACCCGTGACGACCCGGAAGGCCGCCCGACCGTGTTCGATCGCCTGCCACGGCCGAAGGAAGGCCGCTGGATCAACATCGGCCGCCTCGACATCAACACCACCGGCCTGCTGCTGTTCACCACCGATGGTGAGCTGGCCAACCGCCTGATGCACCCGTCCTACGAGATGGACCGTGAGTACGCGGTGCGTGTGCGCGGCGAAGTCGATGACGAGATGATCGAGCGCCTGAAAGCTGGCGTGATGCTGGAAGACGGCCCGGCCAAGTTCACCGACATCCAGAAGGCGCCGGGTGGCGAAGGCTTCAACCACTGGTACCACTGCGTGGTGATGGAAGGCCGTAACCGCGAGGTGCGTCGCCTGTGGGAGTCCCAGGGCATGGTGGTCAGCCGCCTGAAGCGCGTGCGTTTCGGCCCGGTATTCCTCAATTCCGACCTGCCGATGGGCCGTTGGCGTGAAATGACCCAGGGGGAGATCGACATCCTCGCCGCTGAAGTGGGCCTGCAGCCGGTAGCGCTGCCTGCCATGAAGCTCAAGGCCAAGGACAAGCTGGAGCGCCTGCAGCGCAAGTCGACGCGCCCGCTGGGCCGTGGCGAGCGCGTGCGCAGCCTGCGCCCGGCCCACGAAGGCGGCGCTGGCGAAGAACGCCCGGTGCGCCAGCCGCGTGAAGAAGCCCCGCGCAAGAGCAGCCGTGGCAGCACGGTTGCCGAGCGCCCGAGCGAGATGCGCAAGCGCCCGGGCAAGCCTGACGCCGACAAGCCGGCAGGCCGTGGTCGTGGCAAGCCGCGTGGCTGA
- the scpB gene encoding SMC-Scp complex subunit ScpB, with protein sequence MNLNEPRDLASLIEAFLLASGKPQSLERLYELFEEAERPEPKVFRQALELLGASCAGRAFELKEVASGYRLQIREDFAPWVGRLWEERPQRYSRALLETLALIAYRQPITRGEIEDVRGVAVNSNIIKTLMEREWIRVVGYREVPGRPAMFATTKGFLDHFNLKSLDELPALAELREMQPEPVLDPDDAPVPAHLQALADASLGEEEEVAEPKEETSFRSLLVELDAMEEGLKTDFDDLREEEAEASVEEEGKLQP encoded by the coding sequence ATGAACCTGAATGAACCCCGTGACCTGGCGTCGCTGATCGAGGCCTTCCTGCTGGCTTCCGGCAAGCCGCAATCGCTGGAGCGCCTGTACGAGCTGTTCGAAGAGGCCGAGCGGCCAGAGCCCAAGGTCTTCAGGCAGGCCCTGGAGCTGCTGGGCGCATCGTGCGCTGGCCGTGCCTTCGAACTCAAGGAAGTGGCCAGCGGTTACCGCCTGCAGATTCGCGAAGACTTTGCCCCCTGGGTCGGGCGCCTGTGGGAAGAGCGCCCGCAGCGCTATTCGCGCGCGCTGCTGGAAACCTTGGCCTTGATCGCCTACCGCCAGCCGATCACCCGTGGCGAGATCGAGGATGTGCGTGGCGTGGCGGTGAACAGCAATATCATCAAGACCTTGATGGAGCGCGAGTGGATCCGCGTGGTCGGCTACCGCGAAGTGCCCGGGCGGCCGGCGATGTTCGCCACCACCAAGGGCTTTCTCGATCATTTCAACCTGAAGAGCCTGGACGAGCTGCCGGCCTTGGCCGAGCTGCGGGAAATGCAACCCGAGCCGGTGCTCGACCCGGATGATGCGCCGGTGCCGGCGCACCTGCAGGCGTTGGCCGATGCCAGCCTTGGGGAAGAGGAAGAGGTTGCCGAGCCGAAGGAGGAAACCAGCTTCCGAAGCCTGCTGGTGGAACTCGATGCGATGGAAGAAGGGCTGAAGACCGATTTCGATGATTTGCGCGAGGAAGAGGCTGAGGCCTCGGTGGAGGAAGAGGGCAAGTTGCAGCCCTGA
- a CDS encoding septation protein A: MKQFIDFIPLLLFFIVYKLDPRPMEVAGHSFEFGGIYSATAMLIISSLVVYGALFLRQRKLEKGQWLTLVACLVFGGLTLAFHSETFLKWKAPVVNWLFALGFAGSHFIGDRVLIKRIMGHALSLPDLIWTRLNLAWIGFFLFCGAANLFVAFTFQDFWVDFKVFGSLGMTVMFLVAQGVYLSRHLHDDPSTSKPKD; the protein is encoded by the coding sequence GTGAAACAATTCATCGATTTCATTCCGCTGTTGCTGTTCTTCATCGTCTACAAGCTCGACCCGCGCCCCATGGAAGTCGCCGGCCACAGCTTCGAATTCGGCGGGATCTACAGCGCCACGGCCATGCTGATCATCAGCTCGCTGGTGGTCTACGGCGCGCTGTTCCTGCGTCAGCGCAAGCTGGAGAAGGGCCAGTGGCTGACCCTGGTGGCCTGCCTGGTGTTCGGCGGCCTGACCTTGGCCTTCCACAGCGAAACCTTCCTCAAGTGGAAGGCGCCGGTGGTTAACTGGCTGTTCGCCCTGGGCTTCGCCGGCAGCCACTTCATCGGTGACCGGGTGCTGATCAAGCGCATCATGGGCCATGCCCTGAGCCTGCCCGACCTCATCTGGACCCGCCTGAACCTGGCCTGGATCGGTTTCTTCCTGTTCTGCGGCGCGGCCAACCTGTTCGTCGCCTTCACCTTCCAGGACTTCTGGGTCGACTTCAAGGTGTTCGGCAGCCTGGGCATGACCGTGATGTTCCTGGTGGCGCAAGGCGTGTACCTGTCGCGCCACCTGCACGACGACCCTTCCACCTCCAAACCCAAGGATTG
- a CDS encoding L-threonylcarbamoyladenylate synthase — MSQFFQIHPENPQPRLIRQAVEIIRKGGVVVYPTDSAYALGCQIGDKAAIERVRRLRGLDKTHNFTLMCCDMSQLGLYAKVDTGTFRLLKAHVPGPYTFILNGTREVPRLLLHEKRRTIGLRVPDHAITLALLAELGEPLMSVSLILPGDDEPMTDPYEIRERLEHHVDLVIDGGFGDLKASTIIDLSGDEPELIREGCGDPTPFLVNA; from the coding sequence GTGAGCCAATTTTTCCAGATCCATCCGGAGAATCCGCAGCCGCGGCTGATCCGCCAGGCGGTGGAAATCATCCGCAAGGGCGGCGTGGTGGTGTATCCGACCGACTCGGCCTACGCCTTGGGCTGCCAGATTGGCGACAAGGCGGCGATCGAGCGGGTGCGGCGCCTGCGCGGCCTGGACAAGACCCACAATTTCACCCTGATGTGCTGTGACATGTCGCAGCTGGGGCTGTATGCCAAGGTCGACACCGGCACCTTCCGCCTGCTCAAGGCGCATGTGCCGGGGCCTTACACCTTCATCCTCAATGGCACCCGCGAAGTGCCGCGCCTGCTGCTGCACGAAAAGCGCCGTACCATCGGCCTGCGCGTGCCCGACCACGCCATCACCCTGGCCTTGCTCGCCGAGCTGGGCGAGCCGCTGATGAGCGTGAGCCTCATCCTGCCGGGTGACGACGAGCCGATGACCGATCCCTACGAGATTCGTGAGCGCCTGGAGCATCATGTCGACCTGGTGATCGACGGCGGTTTTGGCGATCTCAAGGCCTCGACCATCATCGACCTGTCCGGTGACGAGCCGGAGCTGATCCGCGAAGGCTGCGGCGACCCCACACCGTTCCTGGTCAACGCGTGA
- a CDS encoding LysR substrate-binding domain-containing protein, whose product MNYRHLTPSMSLLLAFEAAARHESYTRAAAELSLTQSAVSRQVQALEQQLGLTLFRREGRQVQLTDVGRLYQRELSEALGRIRSATLQALAYQSGVGTLRLATLPTFGSKWLLPRLHTFYSAHPGMLVHIHSRIEAINFDTSEIDAAIGVASHDLPGLVCHRLHAEQLVVILPPEAGADGQGWSPARISEEVLLNVANNPHAWGEWFSHHGLAHRAMRLGPSFELTSHLIQAVRAGIGIGLVPRILVEEELTKGELYSPGEAFASQRSYYLIYPPRNEALPSLRAFRSWLLEQI is encoded by the coding sequence ATGAATTACCGCCACCTTACCCCGTCGATGTCGCTGCTGCTGGCTTTCGAGGCTGCCGCCCGACATGAAAGCTATACCCGCGCCGCCGCCGAACTGTCGCTGACCCAGAGCGCAGTCAGCCGCCAGGTACAGGCACTGGAACAGCAGCTGGGGCTGACCCTGTTCCGCCGTGAAGGGCGCCAGGTGCAACTCACCGATGTCGGGCGCCTGTACCAACGCGAACTCAGCGAGGCCCTGGGGCGCATCCGCAGTGCCACCCTACAGGCATTGGCCTACCAGTCGGGGGTCGGCACCTTGCGCCTGGCCACCCTGCCCACCTTCGGCTCGAAGTGGCTGCTGCCGCGGCTGCACACATTCTACAGCGCCCACCCGGGCATGTTGGTGCACATTCATTCACGCATCGAAGCCATCAATTTCGACACCAGCGAGATCGACGCCGCCATCGGCGTGGCCAGCCACGACCTGCCGGGGCTGGTCTGCCATCGCCTGCATGCCGAGCAACTGGTGGTGATCCTGCCGCCGGAAGCTGGCGCGGATGGCCAGGGCTGGAGCCCGGCCCGGATCAGTGAAGAGGTGCTGCTGAACGTTGCCAACAACCCGCATGCCTGGGGCGAGTGGTTCTCGCACCATGGCCTGGCGCACCGGGCGATGCGCCTGGGGCCGAGCTTCGAGCTGACCTCGCACCTGATCCAGGCGGTACGGGCCGGTATCGGCATCGGCCTGGTGCCGCGCATTCTGGTGGAAGAGGAGCTGACCAAGGGCGAGCTGTACAGCCCCGGCGAGGCGTTTGCCAGCCAACGCAGCTATTACCTGATCTACCCACCGAGGAACGAGGCATTGCCATCGTTGCGGGCATTCAGAAGCTGGTTGCTCGAACAGATCTGA